In a single window of the Antennarius striatus isolate MH-2024 chromosome 3, ASM4005453v1, whole genome shotgun sequence genome:
- the ccdc180 gene encoding coiled-coil domain-containing protein 180, translated as MCESRAVPSGQVYRQMFDAQVQLSRSLLAGRRDTRTDCLSAEDTNRQGSAASRQQQLDDDDDVDDVIKLPDTMVVDQLSSDVIKRLEEKQRRKHEKTLKQLETELTELTEVCDSQVSSIGLDLISSLQEVDLKLKTLSDRMELPENMEHVSLEEVCGLWDQVEEQMKSKRSRVMKMNHKLTECETERTHKIRAMLRKCCHLLEEIGFLLPSDVHRLIHSEATMLNQSLLANRRGIARLLLLLQEENLKQESLLRLRWEDSLSYWRRGRVDGIVERSRSICSRDDDHQLVTDLLMDPEKKHNLTERRRDIITKISSLVPSTCSSALVSDWFNQLTAVNMQIDGLHADFLHQLRRFYDQRWQQRLAEVECCKEALSDLQLSGEEVNDIVESRLLTLIGQSHKEEEERLAALDLDSDSLSRHAFRLSRCVFALVRGGALLWETHLSHLETKEKEIQQQLLDIRDLQQQTIQRKKGQFDDLLAELRQESSEDALKASLDKAVSFLEDIKDCSVCVSDQYQVLDRLPSLYLEELLSYSSSLSSFHHLNHTYTPSPEELQNLCPSSDQSDPEHSDESEIQKPEIQEAENQELEIQEPEKEEETDRNSTHTSQDWLTEADSSLLQLCDISSDVTFTSARGVAYSGPEFRCPADDLQMETHLILFPVALLTHTLSSWRILFMNHVEQYIHDVLGSTVTMVTDRKEMVRFELELQQKQLTRKHIRKHVYLPRLAELHLHRRRVDAHRQEVLDLLSSCRAELQELQTCISSKNQAFTSVLSNMERVLLTANSSKRILDRMVIVPVCLYRLEAVSTSLQECLDEHIKDTQSCETTFRRTVAARLEDVRSRTTQLLSSFRLFSEGGDFSAQEVKMFQKTLKEETKQVGVTEQSIYADLEELESRSLQEVKETSSGFEEKLSLLTAEMRFTEKVEKVISSTQIQIKAEAACSNQQHSLISSRLEDLKEMIDDTSVHPDQVCLFLSSFNEELRKRCRYLDFLMQESLPVHPDSGNQVRSAPPPVTPQRTRTGMDVTDDSVVDIIKSLNRFCVTRDNDRGRTAAGRSPDQRLPLRNTESALRSIKTDRRFQVFGPEPGENPQSFSSKMNSVLWRTNDSLLRVAEEFYQCERSGIGRLRLVPNGLDLWVENMQQRLLGYQDQGRTFLSMSREEVENQLSVLDEVLSLLPSASIYNYERRQEAELIEEVGGVRLRMEEMLAVSEQQKRENVRQLRASLSSDRLQTLFSGEELRQQQLHGAICSANLDLQECLRVRGEEFVTSLASLTEKLLFQLDDMVRPAETKKVMLQQHSDKGTVTMETQSGQKFRSRTWTGIVYFLPPTDTPADAPPSVTMTTSITTTSCTAAHLAVIEQRDTSAKRFEQLFRSEWLRSHDDQQRQLRDLQTWTTHWKQQIVSVVM; from the exons ATGTGTGAGAGCAGGGCGGTGCCGAGCGGCCAGGTGTACCGGCAGATGTTCGACGCTCAG GTCCAGTTGTCCAGGTCTCTGCTGGCCGGACGGAGAGACACGAGGACGgactgtctgtctgcagaggacactaacagacagggcAGTGCTGCCAGCAG GCAGCAGCAActggatgacgatgatgacgttgatgatgtcatcaaacttCCAGACACCATGG tGGTTGATCAATTGAGTTCTGACGTCATCAAAAGACTGGAggagaaacaaagaagaaaacatgaaaaaacccTGAAGCAGCTGGAGACAGAGCTGACTGAGCTCACAGAG GTGTGTGACTCTCAGGTGAGCTCCATTGGTCTGGATCTGATCTCCTCTCTGCAGGAGGTCGACCTCAAATTAAAGACCCTCAGCGATCGGATGGAGCTTCCAGAAAACATGGAACACGTCAGCCTGGAG gaggTGTGTGGTCTgtgggatcaggtggaggagcAGATGAAGTCGAAGAGGAGcagagtgatgaagatgaaccaCAAACTGACTGAATGTGAGACCGAACGAACCCACAAG ATCAGAGCAATGCTCAGGAagtgctgccacctgctggaggAGATCGGCTTCCTGCTCCCGTCTGACGTCCACAGGCTGATCCACTCCGAGGCCACG atgctGAACCAGTCCCTTCTGGCAAACCGTCGCGGTATCGCTCGTCTCCTTCTACTCCTCCAGGAGGAGAACCTGAAGCAGGAGTCGCTCCTTCGTCTGCGCTGGGAGGACAGTCTGAGCtactggaggagaggaagagtcgATGGGATCGTGGAACGCTCCAG GAGCATCTGCAGCAGGGATGACGACCATCAGCTGGTCACAGATCTGCTGATGGATCCAGAGAAGAAACACAATCTGACAGAACGACgtcgtgacatcatcactaAGATCAG TTCTCTGGTCCCGTCCACCTGTTCCTCTGCtctggtctctgattggttcaacCAGCTGACGGCCGTCAATATGCAAATCG ATGGTCTTCATGCTGACTTCCTCCACCAGTTGCGTCGCTTTTATGATCAAAGATGGCAGCAGCGGCTAGCTGAGGTGGAGTGTTGTAAG GAGGCGCTCTCAGATCTGCAGTTGTCAGGGGAGGAGGTGAACGACATCGTCGAGTCGCGGCTCCTCACTCTGATTGGACAAAGccacaaagaggaagaggagcgattGGCTGCTTTAGAT cTGGACTCTGACTCTCTGAGCCGTCATGCTTTCCGCCTCAGCAGATGCGTGTTTGCTTTGGTGAGAGGAGGGGCGTTGCTATGGGAGACACACCTAAGTCATTTAGAgaccaaagaaaaagaaatacagcaacAGCTGCTTGACATCAGAGACTTACAGCAGCAAACCATACAG AGGAAGAAGGGGCAGTTTGATGACCTGCTGGCTGAACTCCGTCAAGAGAGCAGTGAGGATGCCCTGAAGGCGTCTCTAGACAAAGCTGTTAGCTTCCTGGAAGACATCAAAGACTG cagtgtgtgtgtgtccgatCAGTATCAGGTGTTGGATCGGCTCCCTTCTCTCTATCTGGAGGAGCTCCTCTCTTACAGCAGCAGCCTCAGCTCCTTCCACCACCTCAACCACACCTACACGCCg AGTCCAGAAGAGCTTCAGAACCTGTGTCCTTCATCCGACCAAAGCGATccgg aACACAGCGATGAGTCTGAAATTCAGAAACCTGAAATTCAGGAAGCTGAAAATCAGGAACTGGAAATTCAGGAAccggaaaaggaggaggagactgaCCGTAACTCCACCCACACCTCTCAGGATTGGTTGACTGAG gCAGATTCATCTCTTCTACAGCTCTGTGACAtcagcagtgatgtcacatTTACATCAGCGAGGGGTGTGGCCTACAGCGGCCCCGAGTTCAGATGTCCAGCAGACGACCTTCAAATGGAAACACACCTGATCTTATTTCCTGTggctctgctcacacacacactcagcag TTGGCGGATTCTGTTCATGAACCACGTGGAGCAGTACATCCATGATGTCCTCGGCTCCACCGTAACCAtggtgacagacaggaaggagatgGTGCGTTTCGAGCTGGAGCTCCAGCAGAAGCAGCTGACCCGCAAACACATCCGGAAACACGTCTACCTGCCCCGTCTGG CGGAGTTGCATCTCCACAGGCGTCGTGTGGATGCTCACCGTCAGGAGGTGCTGGACCTGCTCTCCTCCTGCAGGGCGGAGCTACAAGAGCTGCAGACGTGCATCAGCAGCAAAAACCAAGCGTTCACCTCCGTTCTATCCAACATGGAGCGAGTCCTCCTGACGGCAAACAGCAGCAAACG CATCCTGGACAGGATGGTGATTGTCCCCGTCTGTCTCTACAGGCTGGAGGCTGTGAGCACCTCCCTGCAGGAGTGTCTGGATGAACACATCAAAGACACTCAGAGTTGTGAGACCACCTTCAGAAGAACCGTTGCGGCCAGACTGGAGGACGTCAGGAGTAGAACAACACAGCTCCTCAGCTCCTTCAG GTTGTTCAGTGAAGGAGGAGACTTCtctgctcaggaggtgaagatGTTCCAGAAAACGCTGAAGGAGGAAACCAAACAGGTCGGAGTGACGGAGCAGTCTATCTACGCtgacctggaggagctggagtcCAGGAGCTTACAGGAG GTGAAGGAGACCTCCAGTGGGTTTGAGGAGAAACTCTCCCTCCTGACGGCAGAGATGAGATTCACTGAGAAGGTCGAGAAGGTTATCAGCAGTACCCAGATTCAAATCAAGGCTGag GCGGCCTGCAGCAACCAGCAGCATTCATTAATCAGCAGTCGTTTGGAGGATCTGAAGGAGATGATAGACGACACATCG GTGCATCCAGACCAAGTGTGTTTGTTCCTGTCGTCATTCAATGAAGAACTCAGGAAGCGCTGTCGATATCTGGACTTTCTAATG CAGGAAAGTCtcccagttcatcctgactccgGGAATCAGGTGCGTTCGGCCCCGCCTCCTGTCACACCACAGCGGACCAGGACAGGAATGGACGTCACAGATGACTCTGTGGTGGACATCATCAAGTCTCTGAACAG GTTCTGTGTGACCCGGGATAATGACAGGGGGAGAACGGCTGCAG GTCGTAGTCCTGACCAGCGTCTTCCTCTGAGAAACACCGAGTCAGCATTGAGGTCCATCAAGACTGACAGAAGGTTCCAGGTGTTTGGaccagaacctggagagaacccaca GTCCTTCAGCTCCAAGATGAACTCTGTGCTGTGGAGAACCAATGACAGCCTCCTGCGAGTCGCCGAG GAGTTCTACCAGTGTGAACGCTCTGGTATCGGCAGGCTCCGCCTGGTTCCCAATGGTCTGGACCTATGGGTTGAGAACATGCAGCAGAGGCTACTGGGATATCAGGACCAGGGCAGGACGTTTCTGAGCATGAGCAGAGAGG aggTGGAGAACCAGCTGTCTGTGTTGGACGAGGTGCTCAGTTTGTTACCTTCAGCTTCAATCTATAACTATGAGCGAcgtcaggaggcggagctaataGAAGAAGTGGGTGGAGTCAGACTGAGGATGGAGGAGATGCTTGCAGTCAGTGAGCAGCAGAAG AGGGAGAACGTCCGACAGCTGCGAGCGTCGCTCTCAAGCGACCGGCTTCAGACTCTGTTCAGCGGAGAGGAACTccgacagcagcagctgcatgGCGCCATCTGCAGCGCGAATCTCGACCTACAG GAGTGCTTGCGAGTCAGAGGGGAGGAGTTTGTGACGTCTTTGGCCTCCCTGACGGAGAAACTGCTTTTTCAGTTGGACGACATGGTCAGACCAGCAG AAACCAAAAAAGTGATGTTACAACAGCATTCTGACAAAGGcactgttaccatggagaccCAATCAGGACAAAAATTCAGGAGCAG GACCTGGACTGGTATAGTGTACTTCTTGCCCCCCACTGACACCCCTGCTGATGCGCCACCCAGTGTTACCATGACTACATCCATCACCACGACCAGCTGCACCGCCGCACATTTAGCTGTTATAGAACAAAGAGATACTTCTgcaaag aggttTGAACAGCTGTTCAGGTCAGAGTGGTTGCGGTCACATGATGACCAACAGAGGCAGCTGAGGGATCTACAGACGTGGACCACACACTGGAAGCAGCAGATCGTCTCCGTAGTGATGTGA
- the card9 gene encoding caspase recruitment domain-containing protein 9: protein MCSSSSTRSSAMEAVCEDDLCWLQLDDFRMILIKTIEPSRITPYLRQCQVINAEDEEQLFNDPSLIIRRRKVGALLDILQRTGVKGYTAFLESLELDYPQLYSRITGKQPNKTFSILIDTAGESGLTQFLMSEVSRLQRAWQEERRRRQQACSVAKEQEARSHQQQLRERELRKLSDRMQEVREERAQLSEEVKTLRDHNYSLMSDINMLGQEKSNALLANRDMQIEVERLKNMVLRAESQTQLLRRRTLRPFQERRSLALPTETFYHPNRPEELKEEKQEESKEEKQQKSKEEKPKESPPLFQMNLLSTVFRLRRDLHSAEEQRARSVEEKEELELQCAQLKGDVRVYRRQNKQTARQLEEVIRERDKALASRAEQQKEVRLLLQEKDRYREEVRQLIEQSDRLELLLLRTQGKEAELSTNFCRLTCSSHQCDRSVSSDEEEPTGSTAKGSSEDDCSRTLRQDEEAVMRRRHGSSGGGGAKACKDKPGVTASQEETDGCQTPRGHPNFFYRRKRAVRSKLCYKEYTTGNLDDSDSGSDITDTD, encoded by the exons ATGTGTAGCAGCAGCAGTACTCGGAGTTCTGCGATGGAGGCGGTGTGTGAGGACGATCTCTGCTGGCTGCAGCTCGATGATTTCAGGATGATACTCATCAAAACCATCGAACCTTCAAGAATCACCCCATACCTCCGCCAGTGTCAG GTGATCAatgctgaggatgaggagcagctcTTCAATGACCCCAGTCTCATCATCCGGAGGAGAAAAGTGG GAGCCCTGCTGGACATCCTCCAAAGAACAGGGGTCAAAGGTTACACAGCCTTCCTGGAGAGTCTGGAGTTGGATTATCCTCAACTTTACAGTCGCATCACTGGGAAGCAGCCGAACAAGACCTTCAGCATCCTGATTG ACACAGCTGGTGAATCCGGCCTGACACAGTTCTTGATGTCGGAGGTCAGTCGCCTGCAAAGggcgtggcaggaggagaggaggcgtCGCCAGCAGGCGTGCTCTGTTGCTAAGGAACAG GAGGCGCGGTCtcaccagcagcagctgagGGAGCGTGAGCTGAGGAAGCTTTCCGACCGCATGCAGGAGGTGCGGGAGGAGCGGGCGCAGCTCAGCGAGGAGGTGAAAACACTCCGGGATCACAACTACAGCCTGATGTCTGACATTAACATGCTGGGCCAGGAGAAGAGCAACGCCCTGCTAGCCAATCGGGATATGCAGATAGAG gtggagCGACTGAAGAACATGGTGCTGCGAGCTGAGAGTCAGACTCAGCTGCTGAGGCGGCGAACGCTGAGACCGTTCCAGGAg agAAGGAGTCTGGCTCTGCCCACAGAGACCTTCTACCATCCCAACAGACCAGAGGAGCTGAAAGAGGAGAAACAGGAGGAGAGCAAAGAGGAGAAACAGCAGAAGAGTAAAGAGGAGAAGCCAAAGGAGAGTCCCCCTCTTTTTCAGATGAACCTCCTCTCCACGGTGTTCAGATTGAGGCGAGACCTCCACAGTGCAGAGGAGCAGAGAGCCAGG AgcgtggaggagaaggaggagctggagctgcagTGCGCTCAGCTGAAAGGAGACGTCAGAGTTTACCGTCGACAAAACAAACAGACCGCCagacagctggaggaggtgatCAGAGAGAGGGAcaag GCTCTAGCATCTCGGGCGGAGCAGCAGAAGGAGGTGCGTttgctcctgcaggagaaggaCCGGTACAGGGAGGAGGTCCGTCAGCTCATTGAGCAATCTGATAGGCTGGAGCTCCTCCTGCTGAGGACACAAGGGAAGGAGGCGGAGTTAAGCACCAACTTCTGCAGACTCACCTGCAGCAGTCaccag TGTGACAGGAGTGTGAGCAGCGATGAGGAGGAGCCAACAGGGAGCACTGCTAAAG GCAGCAGTGAGGACGACTGTAGCAGGACCCTAAGGCAGGATGAGGAGGCAGTAATGCGGCGGCGGCACGGCTCTtctggaggaggcggagctaaggCCTGCAAAGACAAGCCAGGTGTTACTGCATCACAG gaggAGACGGACGGATGCCAGACCCCCAGAGGTCATCCAAACTTCTTCTATCGCAG GAAGCGAGCGGTCCGGTCCAAACTCTGCTACAAAGAGTACACCACCGGTAACCTTGACGACAGCGACAGTGGGAGTGACATAACCGACACTGATTGA
- the snapc4 gene encoding snRNA-activating protein complex subunit 4 — protein sequence MSVSQSAERDRLQRQVEELEQSLSLTHTELEQLMTETDGESDDGDTDEESAAGLLAEREKLQKEIQNLENALGSHSPISVSDDDTSSDSSQESELGLSQSVESCLQMNLVYQQVIQDTLDQLELLLAQNHRQQREVESHLSGQIKETSTEKSSSSHQQSGNLFLGRFLKPYFKDKLTGLGPPANPETKEKATRMMGCRDNKKLRVKRWEGWQKTLLINSVSRDGRGKLIQPKLSKVHYLTQKLSSSKQTDKQQLREQIDALERDIEQLRKKNEDEVILNQYEEHDWQKISNIDFEGTREADDIRNFWQNFLHPSVNKSPWGQEEVQQLKEISRRHKERDWEAIATELGTGRTAFLCLQTFQRFASDSLRRGSWTPDEDNQLRELVEKMRIGNFIPYTQMSYFMEGRDPAQLVYRWNQVLDPSLKKGQWTKEEDQLLLRAVSIYGEKDWCQIKKQVPGRHDGACRDRYYDCLKVGIKKTPFDQQERELLRKLVEKHGVGRWAKIAAEIPHRHDAQCLREWKRLNKEKKPRAKKTKKAPRKRKKAQTIMDIKEEEEEEMTEEEEEEEMIEYMDNDEKKDVKPKEEVLREEEEEEEVEEEAEEEKEYTFPSMKEWIPVKEPEPFTFLTFRPVELPSSGVQGPPVRSTILGHRGRSVTIGPPPTLLPCHKQHSSSALLMVTPDQLRRHLSHQAERYANQKVNANKRNQLNNLTARGLECKLLEAVTPWIGNLLIPAKPRLTTADVLREKGEKKALSSTPVFLLLLQTLNVDSAGCKETIEQRSGNKVASPAALPAPYSSTQKPRTIAQILQERRAKEKLQQEEQQKQQRPQRLLLLPQPPLPHLSAAPFQSPGILLQMLPSTFSLPQLTSAPPGGAVTSPPPPQRPTPLSMVPAPLNAASNGLSTQNPPPAVASSPQDVPVCSTATGQRSITPPSQPTPPTSASGSTRYPIRGRMKRLREHQQDVCSGQNVGGADVGGTCSGLNEAGDGVMKEGKRNRKMSMKARALQEATEAKANAKEKTASPSQRKSMTRKTKSPLTNSEPLSAKQAPPTTPACCDTTGPSSQNSALDPPPTNLTISSPFIDHGYAAPSPNQQGSKQRNPKAPANRRYARRVSGTSDEVGGASTDVTRRGKRAHQPNQEDIALQKAAEVEAEAKRRRTSSSSPRRILPRPSELVRQNQPMTLQPGVCVLPGQPTYVMSPAGLVNLSEAPPQSVQETHIQGMTLNVSKHQSVPSPLCPTPALKKETLQFDTALMFLEPPVEVCHWLSGRGGVILPGAQVALPYLPPFASTLNTFSALLAAKKSLTKSSLQLLCKESKPRRPNTTPTPKTTPTSTHTHTDQPTETTKQPADQPDSTADPRPAEKPASSVLSEAEEEDAEEEEYVAAVRHLVAERFSDNPAYKVLKSRFLSCFTMPALLATMQPTAKKTVERRAEEEEVEEEEEEEKEGEEEEELKKIRERVKEKKAERSLLLSGAPANHLPGFNDTDTPTTDQIGPTTNQIGPVQTVDVQ from the exons atGTCTGTCTCTCAGTCAGCGGAGAGAGACAGACTCCAGCGACAGGTAGAGGAGCTGGAACAGAGTTTGTCCttaacacacactgaactggAGCAGCTCATGACTGAGACag ATGGTGAATCAGATGATGGAGACACAGATGAGGAG TCTGCAGCAGGTCTGTTGGCCGAGAGAGAAAAGCTCCAAAAGGAGATCCAGAACCTGGAGAATGCTCTAGGATCCCACAGTCCCATATCTGTGTCag acGATGACACCAGCAGCGACAGCAGTCAGGAG AGTGAGCTGGGTCTGTCACAGTCAGTGGAGTCCTGTCTTCAGATGAACCTCGTCTACCAGCAGGTCATTCAAGATACGCTGGACCAACTAGAGCTACTGCTGGCACAAAACcacagacagcag AGGGAGGTGGAGTCTCACCTCTCTGGGCAAATTAAAGAGACTTCCACGGAGAAGAGCTCCTCCTCCCATCAGCAGTCAGGCAACCTGTTCCTGGGACGCTTCCTTAAACCGTACTTCAAGGACAAACTGACAGGACTG GGGCCTCCAGCCAATCCAGAGACAAAGGAGAAGGCCACCAGAATGATGGGGTGTAGGGACAACAAAAAGCTGAGAGTGAAGCGAT GGGAGGGCTGGCAGAAGACCCTGTTGATCAACTCAGTGTCCAGAGACGGTCGGGGGAAACTCATCCAGCCCAAACTGTCCAA GGTGCACTACCTGACTCAGAAGCTGTCTTCCTCTAAGCAGACAGACAAGCAGCAGCTCAGAGAGCAGATCGATGCTCTGGAAAGAGACATCGAACAGCTCAG AAAGAAGAACGAGGATGAGGTGATATTGAATCAATATGAAGAACACGATTGGCAGAAAATCTCCAATATTGAT TTTGAAGGAACGAGGGAGGCAGACGACATCCGTAACTTCTGGCAGAACTTCCTCCACCCGTCCGTCAACAAGAGCCCCTGGGGTcaggaggaggtgcagcagcTGAAGGAGATCAGCAGGAGACACAAAGAAAGAGACTGGGAGGCCATCGCCACGGAGCTGGGG ACAGGGAGGACAGCCTTCTTGTGTCTTCAGACGTTCCAGCGTTTCGCTTCAGACTCGCTGAGACGTGGCAGCTGGACCCCGGATGAAGACAATCAGCTCAGGGAGCTGGTGGAGAAGATGAGGATCGGGAACTTCATCCCCTACACGCAGA TGAGTTACTTCATGGAGGGGCGGGACCCCGCTCAGCTGGTCTACAGGTGGAACCAGGTGTTGGACCCGAGTCTGAAGAAAGGGCAATGGACCAAAGAAGAGGACCAG CTGCTGCTGCGGGCTGTGTCTATCTATGGAGAGAAGGACTGGTGTCAGATCAAGAAGCAGGTTCCTGGACGCCATGATGGTGCCTGCAGAGACAG gtaCTATGATTGTTTGAAGGTGGGTATAAAGAAGACGCCGTTTGACCAACAGGAACGGGAGCTGCTGCGGAAACTTGTAGAGAAACACGGCGTCG GTCGCTGGGCGAAGATCGCTGCTGAGATTCCTCATCGTCATGACGCTCAGTGTCTCCGTGAGTGGAAGAGActcaacaaagaaaagaaacctCGTgctaag AAAACTAAAAAAGcaccgaggaagaggaagaaggccCAAACCATCATGGAtataaaggaagaggaggaagaggagatgaccgaggaggaggaagaggaggagatgattgAGTACATGGACAATGATGAGAAGAAGGACGTCAAACCAAAGGAGGAAGTgctcagagaggaagaggaagaggaggaggtggaggaggaggcggaggaagagaaggaataCACCTTCCCCTCCATGAAGGAGTGGATCCCAGTCAAAGAACCTGAACCGTTCACCTTCCTGACTTTCCGACCCGTGGAGTTACCCTCCTCTGGGGTACAGGGGCCGCCCGTCCGCTCCACCATCCTGGGTCACCGCGGGCGCTCAGTGACCATCGGACCGCCTCCCACGCTGCTGCCGTGTCACAAACAGCACAGCAGCAGCGCCTTGTTGATGGTGACACCCGACCAGCTCCGGCGTCACCTGTCCCATCAGGCCGAGAGGTACGCCAACCAGAAGGTCAATGCAAACAAACGCAACCAGCTCAACAACCTGACGGCGCGCGGGCTGGAGTGCAAGCTGCTGGAGGCGGTGACGCCTTGGATTGGAAACCTGCTGATCCCGGCGAAACCCCGGCTGACGACAGCCGACGTCCTGAGGGAGAAGGGGGAGAAGAAAGCGCTCTCCTCCACCCCCgtcttcctgctgctcctccagacCCTGAATGTGGACTCGGCAGGCTGTAAGGAAACAATTGAGCAAAGGAGCGGCAATAAGGTGGCCTCACCCGCAGCGCTTCCCGCTCCTTACTCCTCCACACAAAAGCCAAGGACCATTGCACAGATCCTGCAGGAGAGACGAGCCaaggagaagctgcagcaggaggagcagcagaaacagcagcGACCGCAACGGCTCCTGCTGCTGCcgcagcctcctcttcctcacctctctGCCGCGCCGTTCCAGAGTCCAGGAATTCTCCTTCAGATGCTTCCCAGCACTTTCTCCCTTCCTCAGCTCACGTCTGCCCCTCCTGGGGGGGCCGTCacctccccacctcctcctcagagACCGACGCCTCTCTCTATGGTCCCAGCGCCCTTGAACGCAGCATCAAACGGACTTTCCACGCAGAACCCTCCTCCCGCCGTGGCGTCCTCCCCCCAAGACGTTCCCGTTTGCTCCACAGCTACAGGTCAGCGCTCCATCACGCCACCCAGCCAGCCGACTCCACCCACCAGTGCGTCGGGCTCCACCCGCTATCCAATCAGAGGAAGGATGAAAAGGTTGAGAGAGCATCAACAGGATGTCTGCAGCGGTCAGAATGTGGGCGGAGCAGATGTGGGTGGAACCTGTTCAGGCTTAAATGAGGCAGGTGACGGCGTGATGAAGGAAGGAAAAAGGAATCGGAAGATGTCCATGAAGGCCCGCGCTCTGCAGGAAGCCACTGAAGCCAAG gcTAACGCCAAGGAGAAGACTGCTTCACCTTCACAGAGGAAAAGTATGACTCGGAAGACTAAATCACCTCTGACCAATAGTGAACCTCTGTCAGCAAAACAAGCTCCTCCCACCACACCCGCCTGCTGCGATACAACTGGTCCGTCATCTCAGAATTCCGCGTTAGACCCACCCCCCACCAATCTGACCATTTCAAGTCCCTTTATTGATCATGGCTACGCTGCACCCTCCCCCAATCAACAAGGCTCAAAACAGCGGAACCCCAAAGCCCCGGCAAATAGACGGTACGCCCGACGTGTGAGCGGGACAAGTGAtgaagtgggcggagccagtACAGATGTGACGCGGCGAGGAAAGAGGGCTCATCAGCCAAACCAGGAGGACATAGCTCTACAGAAAGCTGCTGAGGTTGAA GCTGAAgccaagaggaggaggacatcaTCCTCTTCTCCTCGCAGGATACTTCCTCGTCCATCAGAACTTGTCCGTCAGAACCAGCCGATGACGCTGCAGCCGGGCGTGTGCGTACTCCCTGGTCAGCCCACATATGTCATGTCTCCTGCGGGGTTGGTCAACCTCTCAGAAGCCCCGCCCCAGAGCGTCCAGGAGACACACATTCAAGGGATGACCTTGAATGTGTCCAAACACCAATCGGTTCCATCGCCTCTTTGTCCCACTCCTGCCCTAAAGAAGGAAACCCTGCAGTTTGACACGGCCCTCATGTTCCTGGAGCCTCCAGTGGAGGTGTGTCATTGGCTGAGTGGTCGGGGAGGGGTCATCTTACCTGGAGCACAAGTGGCTCTTCCTTACCTGCCCCCCTTTGCCAGCACTCTGAATACATTCAGTGCGCTGCTGGCAGCCAAGAAGTCTCTGACCAAATCCTCCCTGCAGCTGTTGTGTAAGGAATCCAAACCCCGACGCCCCAACACCACACCAACACCCAAAACCAcacccacatccacacacacacatacagatcaACCCACAGAGACAACCAAACAACCTGCAGACCAGCCAGACTCCACCGCTGACCCAAGACCAGCTGAGAAACCAG CTTCATCCGTCCTCTctgaggcagaggaagaggacgcagaggaagaggagtacgTAGCGGCGGTGCGTCACCTGGTGGCTGAGCGATTCTCGGATAATCCCGCTTACAAGGTGCTCAAATCACGCTTCCTGTCCTGCTTCACGATGCCTGCCCTCCTGGCCACCATGCAGCCAACTGCCAAAAAGACTGTAGAGAGGCGAGccgaagaggaggaggtagaggaggaggaggaggaagagaaggaaggagaggaagaggaggaactcaAGAAAATCAGGGAAAgagtgaaagagaagaaagcTGAG AGGTCTTTATTGCTATCAGGAGCTCCAGCCAATCACCTGCCAGGATTTAACGACACCGACACGCCCACCACCGACCAGATCGGACCAACCACCAACCAGATCGGACCCGTCCAGACTGTCGATGTCCAATGA